CGACGCCGTGGAGTACGTGGAGTAGTCGGTGGGATCGGGCAGTCCGCTGGGATCGCTGAAATGCGTACCCGCCATACCCAATCGGCGCGCGGTGTCGTTCATCTTGGCGATGAATCCGGCCTGGCCGGGCCCGTACTCCTCGGCCAGCGCGTAGGCGGCATCGCAACCGGACGGCAGCAACATCGCGTACAGCAACTGCCGCGCGGTGAGGGTCTCACCGGGAACGAGATCCGCGGTGCTGGCACCGTATTCGCGATCGTAGGCGACGATGCCCTCCGGCACTCCCACGGTCCGATCGAGATCACCGGCCTCGATCACGACCAGCGCCGTCATCACCTTCGTGATACTGGCGATCGGCACCGGAGTATCGGACTCCCGCGACCACAGCACCGTACCGGTGATCCCGTCCGCCAACTCCGCCTCCGCCGCCTGCACCCCGTCCGGCTCGGCGGACGGCCAGAACGGCAACTGATCGTGGGAGACGCTCACCGTGGGAGCGGCCGCGGCGGCATGGCCGGCCATCACCACCAGCATCCCGGTGACGGCAGCCTGCAACAATCGGGCAAATGGTCGCATGGCGACATTGTGCAGCCGGACCCCACCGAAGTCCGGGATTTCCCCCTCGGCGTCGTGACCCTGTCGTCACCGTCGCCGAGCGGCGGGGAGGTCGGCGGCGCTACCCACTCCGGGCCGGTTCGGGCTGGTGGCCGAGGTCGGGGCGGATCGTCACGTTGAAGGCGCCGCCGATGGTGGCGCGGCAGTCCACGAAGGCGGCGACGACCCTCCCGGCACGGTTGCGGTGGAGAACCGCCACGACGCCGGTCAGCCGTTCCGCCCCGGTCTGGTGCGGGGCCGCGCCCCGGCCGTATTCACCTTCCCACCAGGCGATCTCGTCACCGACCGCGAGACGCTCGAATTTATCGCACATACGTTCGATTTTGCCATGGATGTGTCCGGGCGGCATTCGGTGGGCCGGTCGTGCCGCCGACCGGTGGACTCGCATTGCCGGGTTCATGCTGAGAGGACTCTCAGCGGGTTTCGTGCATGCTGTGGCGAGACGATCGAAGAGATCGTTTTCCACGTCGAGAGGACATGTCGCATGGAAGCCGGGCTGCACCGGATCGGGAACAAGCTGCCGCAGATCACCGCGCTGTACTGGGTGCTGAAGATCGCGGCGACCACACTCGGCGAGACCGGCGGCGACATGTTGTCGCAGACGCTGCAGCTGGGGTACGCGGCCGCGACCACGTTGCTCCTGGCGATCCTGGTGGTGTCCCTGGCCGCGCAGTTACGGGCGCGCAGTTTCCATCCCGCGCTGTACTGGCTGGTGATCGCGGCGACGAGTACCGCGGGCACCACCATCTCGGACCTGGTGAATCGTGGTCCGGGCAGCGGTACCTCGACCGACGGCGGCCTCGGTTACGCATGGGGTGCGGCCCTGCTGATCTCGCTGCTCGCGGCGGTGTTCGTGGTCTGGCGGTTCACCGGGGAGACCTACGACGTCACCGGTATCCGGACCCGGCGTGGCGAGTTGCTGTACTGGGCGGCGATCCTGTTGTCGAACACCCTGGGTACGTCGCTGGGCGATTTCCTGTCCGACGATTCCGGGCTCGGCTACGGCGGCAGCGCGCTGCTGATCGGGGCGCTGATGGTGGTGATCCTGATCGCGCACTATCGGACCCGGATCTCCGGGGTGCTGCTGTTCTGGTTCGCGTTCGTCCTGACCCGGCCGCTGGGTGCCAGCGTCGGCGATTTCCTGTCCAAGCCGCAGGCCAAGGGCGGGCTCGGCCTGGGTACCTACGGCACGTCGGCGGTGCTGTTCCTGATCCTGGCGGCCGGTGTGGCCTACACGATCGTGCGCTTCCGGCGGACGCGGACGGCGGAGGTCCCGGAGCCGGTTCTCGACAACGCCTGATCGGTGCCCGGTGGGGTCACCGCGGCGCCTCGCGGGGGCCCGTCCCGGCCAGTCGCGCGGACACGCCGTCGAGGAAGATCTCCACGCCGTGCGCGAAGACCCGGTCCGCCGGTGCGGCGACATAGTCGGCACCGGCGGTGCGCAGGGCGGTGAAGCGGTCGTCGGGTAGGTCGTCCAGGAGTTCGGCGAATCCGGCGGACCGGGTCGCGCCGTGCGCGTCCCGGCCGACGGCGCTGCGCTGGATGTCGGCGCCGCCGGCGACGAGTTGGATCATCGCGGTGGTGGTGTACGCGGCCTGCTCCGGGTCGAGT
This DNA window, taken from Nocardia sp. BMG111209, encodes the following:
- a CDS encoding D-alanyl-D-alanine carboxypeptidase family protein, producing MRPFARLLQAAVTGMLVVMAGHAAAAAPTVSVSHDQLPFWPSAEPDGVQAAEAELADGITGTVLWSRESDTPVPIASITKVMTALVVIEAGDLDRTVGVPEGIVAYDREYGASTADLVPGETLTARQLLYAMLLPSGCDAAYALAEEYGPGQAGFIAKMNDTARRLGMAGTHFSDPSGLPDPTDYSTYSTASDLVKLGMRAMSQPVFRDIVGSQNYHLAAGPGNREHDWWTTNRLLHEYPGSVGIKTGSTDAAGTCLLFETVRAGLPLIGVVLHSSPDSGAVAAADAEHMLNWVYDPILNVLPDKRTGGQAPA